The following are encoded in a window of Vespa crabro chromosome 2, iyVesCrab1.2, whole genome shotgun sequence genomic DNA:
- the LOC124433242 gene encoding V-type proton ATPase 116 kDa subunit a1 isoform X4 → MGSLFRSEEMTLCQLFLQSEAAYACVSELGELGLVQFRDLNPDVNAFQRKFVNEVRRCDEMERKLRYLEKEIKKDEIPMLDTGENPEAPQPREMIDLEATFEKLENELREVNQNAEALKRNFLELTELKHILRKTQVFFDEHLYTAADTIGAHYRSPLSFVAGVILRERIPAFERMLWRACRGNVFLRQAEIETPLEDPSTGDQVFKSVFIIFFQGDQLKTRVKKICEGFRATLYPCPEAPADRREMAMGVMTRIEDLNTVLGQTQDHRHRVLVAAAKNIKNWFVKVRKIKAIYHTLNLFNLDVTQKCLIAECWVPVLDIETIQLALRRGTERSGSSVSPILNRMETFEDPPTYNRTNKFTKGFQALIDAYGVASYREMNPAPYTIITFPFLFAVMFGDLGHGLIMFLFGGWMVLKEKPLAAKKSDNEIWNIFFGGRYIVFLMGLFSMYTGFIYNDVFSKSLNIFGSHWNITYNFTTVHSNRALQLNPNTTEYEQNPYPIGLDPVWQLAENKIIFLNSYKMKISIIFGVLHMLFGVIVGLWNHLYFKKRINITCEFIPQIIFLTVLFLYMVVLMFIKWIKYHATLTSEIRPSPYCAPSVLITFINMVLFNKPVQLKGCDKWMYAGQDGFQKFLVVVAVICIPWMLLAKPITFMRNAKKQHYQLNNHGAENGDVDGNVGAVQPTAGVQGNHKEEQEDMAEVFIHQGIHTIEYVLGSVSHTASYLRLWALSLAHAQLSEVLWSMVMRNGLTREGWIGGIILWAVFAFWAVLTVGILVLMEGLSAFLHTLRLHWVEFQSKFYAGLGYSFQPFSFEIILDAAQSTTED, encoded by the exons ATGGGTTCACTTTTTCGAAGCGAAGAAATGACCTTGTGTCAACTCTTTTTACAAAGCGAAGCTGCCTACGCTTGTGTCTCCGAACTCGGCGAACTTGGCCTTGTCCAATTTCGAGAT ctTAATCCAGATGTTAACGCATTTCAACGAAAATTCGTTAATGAAGTACGTCGTTGCGATGAAATGGAACGAAAATTACGTTATCttgaaaaggaaattaaaaaggaTGAAATACCAATGCTTGATACTGGTGAAAATCCTGAAGCTCCACAACCTCGTGAGATGATTGATCTAGAAGCTACATTTGAAAAGTTGGAGAATGAGCTGCGGGAAGTCAATCAAAATGCTGAAGCTTTGAAACGTAATTTCTTAGAATTGACTGAGCTAAAgcatatattaagaaaaactCAAGTCTTCTTTGACGAG CACCTGTACACTGCGGCAGACACCATAGGAGCACACTATAGGAGCCCCCTCAG TTTCGTTGCTGGAGTTATACTACGTGAACGCATTCCTGCATTCGAACGCATGCTATGGCGTGCATGTCGTGGAAATGTATTTTTACGTCAAGCTGAGATTGAAACACCCTTGGAAGATCCTTCAAca ggAGACCAAGTTTTTAAATCggtgtttattatattcttccaAGGTGATCAATTAAAGACACGAGTTAAAAAAATTTGCGAAGGTTTTAGGGCAACTTTGTACCCCTGTCCTGAAGCACCAGCCGATCGACGGGAAATGGCTATGGGAGTAATGACACGTATTGAAGACTTAAATACG gtACTTGGTCAAACTCAAGATCATCGTCATCGTGTCTTAGTAGCTGCAgcgaaaaatatcaaaaattggTTTGTCAAAGTTCGGAAAATAAAAGCTATTTATCatacattaaatttattcaatttagaTGTCACTCAAAAATGTTTGATAGCGGAATGTTGGGTACCTGTATTAGATATCGAGACGATTCAACTTGCCTTGCGTCGTGGAACG gAACGTAGCGGTAGTTCTGTATCTCCTATCCTAAATCGTATGGAAACATTCGAAGATCCACCGACTTACAATCGTACGAATAAATTTACTAAAGGTTTTCAAGCTTTGATTGATGCATATGGAGTTGCATCCTACAGAGAAATGAATCCTGCGCCATATACGATAATTACTTTCCCATTCTTATTCGCTGTCATGTTTGGTGATCTTGGACATGGATTGATTATGTTTCTATTTGGTGGATGGATGGTGTTAAAGGAAAAACCATTAGCGGCTAAAAAATCTGACAATGAAATATGGAATATCTTTTTTGGTGGCAGATATATTGTTTTCTTAATGGGATTATTTTCGATGTATACAGGATTTATATACAACGACGTATTTTCtaaatctttaaatattttcggGTCACATTGGAATATCACTTATAATTTCACGACCGTCCATTCGAATagagctctgcaattaaatcCAAATACAACAGAATACGAACAGAATCCTTACCCAATTGGTTTAGATCCTGTATGGCAATTAgccgaaaataaaattatattcttaaatTCCTATAAAATGAAGATTTCAATAATCTTTGGTGTACTACATATGTTGTTTGGTGTCATTGTTGGATTATGGAATCATTTGTACTtcaagaaaaggataaatattACTTGTGAATTTATTcctcaaattatatttttaacagtACTTTTCTTATACATGGTTGTACTCATGTTTATTAAATGGATAAAGTATCATGCAACCTTAACATCAG aaattcgtCCTAGTCCTTACTGCGCACCATCagtattaattacatttatcaaTATGGTACTTTTCAACAAACCTGTACAATTGAAAGGTTGTGACAAATGGATGTATGCTGGTCAAGATGGATTCCAGAAATTTTTAGTTGTCGTAGCTGTCATTTGCATTCCATGGATGTTATTAGCTAAGCCAATTACATTTATGCGTAATGCAAAGAAACAACATTATCaa TTAAACAATCATGGTGCCGAAAATGGTGACGTAGATGGTAATGTCGGTGCGGTGCAACCAACAGCAGGTGTTCAAGGTAATcataaagaagaacaagaagatatGGCTGAAGTATTCATACACCAAGGCATTCATACTATCGAATATGTACTTGGTAGTGTCTCGCATACTGCATCATATTTACGTTTGTGGGCTTTATCTCTTGCTCATGCAC aaCTCTCAGAAGTATTATGGTCAATGGTAATGAGGAATGGATTAACCAGAGAAGGTTGGATTGGTGGTATTATTCTTTGGGCAGTATTCGCATTTTGGGCTGTTTTGACAGTTGGTATTTTAGTTCTGATGGAAGGACTTTCAGCTTTCTTACATACTCTTCGTCTCCATTG GGTTGAATTTCAAAGCAAGTTTTATGCTGGTTTGGGTTATAGTTTCCAaccattttcatttgaaattatattagatGCTGCTCAATCGACTACCGAGGATTAA
- the LOC124433242 gene encoding V-type proton ATPase 116 kDa subunit a1 isoform X2 — protein sequence MGSLFRSEEMTLCQLFLQSEAAYACVSELGELGLVQFRDLNPDVNAFQRKFVNEVRRCDEMERKLRYLEKEIKKDEIPMLDTGENPEAPQPREMIDLEATFEKLENELREVNQNAEALKRNFLELTELKHILRKTQVFFDEQEHAGLNPTESMTRALISDDNVARQSALGPVQLGFVAGVILRERIPAFERMLWRACRGNVFLRQAEIETPLEDPSTGDQVFKSVFIIFFQGDQLKTRVKKICEGFRATLYPCPEAPADRREMAMGVMTRIEDLNTVLGQTQDHRHRVLVAAAKNIKNWFVKVRKIKAIYHTLNLFNLDVTQKCLIAECWVPVLDIETIQLALRRGTERSGSSVSPILNRMETFEDPPTYNRTNKFTKGFQALIDAYGVASYREMNPAPYTIITFPFLFAVMFGDLGHGLIMFLFGGWMVLKEKPLAAKKSDNEIWNIFFGGRYIVFLMGLFSMYTGFIYNDVFSKSLNIFGSHWNITYNFTTVHSNRALQLNPNTTEYEQNPYPIGLDPVWQLAENKIIFLNSYKMKISIIFGVLHMLFGVIVGLWNHLYFKKRINITCEFIPQIIFLTVLFLYMVVLMFIKWIKYHATLTSEIRPSPYCAPSVLITFINMVLFNKPVQLKGCDKWMYAGQDGFQKFLVVVAVICIPWMLLAKPITFMRNAKKQHYQLNNHGAENGDVDGNVGAVQPTAGVQGNHKEEQEDMAEVFIHQGIHTIEYVLGSVSHTASYLRLWALSLAHAQLSEVLWSMVMRNGLTREGWIGGIILWAVFAFWAVLTVGILVLMEGLSAFLHTLRLHWVEFQSKFYAGLGYSFQPFSFEIILDAAQSTTED from the exons ATGGGTTCACTTTTTCGAAGCGAAGAAATGACCTTGTGTCAACTCTTTTTACAAAGCGAAGCTGCCTACGCTTGTGTCTCCGAACTCGGCGAACTTGGCCTTGTCCAATTTCGAGAT ctTAATCCAGATGTTAACGCATTTCAACGAAAATTCGTTAATGAAGTACGTCGTTGCGATGAAATGGAACGAAAATTACGTTATCttgaaaaggaaattaaaaaggaTGAAATACCAATGCTTGATACTGGTGAAAATCCTGAAGCTCCACAACCTCGTGAGATGATTGATCTAGAAGCTACATTTGAAAAGTTGGAGAATGAGCTGCGGGAAGTCAATCAAAATGCTGAAGCTTTGAAACGTAATTTCTTAGAATTGACTGAGCTAAAgcatatattaagaaaaactCAAGTCTTCTTTGACGAG CAAGAGCACGCAGGCTTGAACCCCACCGAGTCCATGACACGTGCGTTGATTAGTGACGATAATGTCGCCCGCCAGTCCGCTCTTGGTCCTGTCCAACTGGG TTTCGTTGCTGGAGTTATACTACGTGAACGCATTCCTGCATTCGAACGCATGCTATGGCGTGCATGTCGTGGAAATGTATTTTTACGTCAAGCTGAGATTGAAACACCCTTGGAAGATCCTTCAAca ggAGACCAAGTTTTTAAATCggtgtttattatattcttccaAGGTGATCAATTAAAGACACGAGTTAAAAAAATTTGCGAAGGTTTTAGGGCAACTTTGTACCCCTGTCCTGAAGCACCAGCCGATCGACGGGAAATGGCTATGGGAGTAATGACACGTATTGAAGACTTAAATACG gtACTTGGTCAAACTCAAGATCATCGTCATCGTGTCTTAGTAGCTGCAgcgaaaaatatcaaaaattggTTTGTCAAAGTTCGGAAAATAAAAGCTATTTATCatacattaaatttattcaatttagaTGTCACTCAAAAATGTTTGATAGCGGAATGTTGGGTACCTGTATTAGATATCGAGACGATTCAACTTGCCTTGCGTCGTGGAACG gAACGTAGCGGTAGTTCTGTATCTCCTATCCTAAATCGTATGGAAACATTCGAAGATCCACCGACTTACAATCGTACGAATAAATTTACTAAAGGTTTTCAAGCTTTGATTGATGCATATGGAGTTGCATCCTACAGAGAAATGAATCCTGCGCCATATACGATAATTACTTTCCCATTCTTATTCGCTGTCATGTTTGGTGATCTTGGACATGGATTGATTATGTTTCTATTTGGTGGATGGATGGTGTTAAAGGAAAAACCATTAGCGGCTAAAAAATCTGACAATGAAATATGGAATATCTTTTTTGGTGGCAGATATATTGTTTTCTTAATGGGATTATTTTCGATGTATACAGGATTTATATACAACGACGTATTTTCtaaatctttaaatattttcggGTCACATTGGAATATCACTTATAATTTCACGACCGTCCATTCGAATagagctctgcaattaaatcCAAATACAACAGAATACGAACAGAATCCTTACCCAATTGGTTTAGATCCTGTATGGCAATTAgccgaaaataaaattatattcttaaatTCCTATAAAATGAAGATTTCAATAATCTTTGGTGTACTACATATGTTGTTTGGTGTCATTGTTGGATTATGGAATCATTTGTACTtcaagaaaaggataaatattACTTGTGAATTTATTcctcaaattatatttttaacagtACTTTTCTTATACATGGTTGTACTCATGTTTATTAAATGGATAAAGTATCATGCAACCTTAACATCAG aaattcgtCCTAGTCCTTACTGCGCACCATCagtattaattacatttatcaaTATGGTACTTTTCAACAAACCTGTACAATTGAAAGGTTGTGACAAATGGATGTATGCTGGTCAAGATGGATTCCAGAAATTTTTAGTTGTCGTAGCTGTCATTTGCATTCCATGGATGTTATTAGCTAAGCCAATTACATTTATGCGTAATGCAAAGAAACAACATTATCaa TTAAACAATCATGGTGCCGAAAATGGTGACGTAGATGGTAATGTCGGTGCGGTGCAACCAACAGCAGGTGTTCAAGGTAATcataaagaagaacaagaagatatGGCTGAAGTATTCATACACCAAGGCATTCATACTATCGAATATGTACTTGGTAGTGTCTCGCATACTGCATCATATTTACGTTTGTGGGCTTTATCTCTTGCTCATGCAC aaCTCTCAGAAGTATTATGGTCAATGGTAATGAGGAATGGATTAACCAGAGAAGGTTGGATTGGTGGTATTATTCTTTGGGCAGTATTCGCATTTTGGGCTGTTTTGACAGTTGGTATTTTAGTTCTGATGGAAGGACTTTCAGCTTTCTTACATACTCTTCGTCTCCATTG GGTTGAATTTCAAAGCAAGTTTTATGCTGGTTTGGGTTATAGTTTCCAaccattttcatttgaaattatattagatGCTGCTCAATCGACTACCGAGGATTAA
- the LOC124433242 gene encoding V-type proton ATPase 116 kDa subunit a1 isoform X1 gives MGSLFRSEEMTLCQLFLQSEAAYACVSELGELGLVQFRDLNPDVNAFQRKFVNEVRRCDEMERKLRYLEKEIKKDEIPMLDTGENPEAPQPREMIDLEATFEKLENELREVNQNAEALKRNFLELTELKHILRKTQVFFDEAENGGVVSQMADPSREEEQVTLLGEEGLRAGGQALKLGFVAGVILRERIPAFERMLWRACRGNVFLRQAEIETPLEDPSTGDQVFKSVFIIFFQGDQLKTRVKKICEGFRATLYPCPEAPADRREMAMGVMTRIEDLNTVLGQTQDHRHRVLVAAAKNIKNWFVKVRKIKAIYHTLNLFNLDVTQKCLIAECWVPVLDIETIQLALRRGTERSGSSVSPILNRMETFEDPPTYNRTNKFTKGFQALIDAYGVASYREMNPAPYTIITFPFLFAVMFGDLGHGLIMFLFGGWMVLKEKPLAAKKSDNEIWNIFFGGRYIVFLMGLFSMYTGFIYNDVFSKSLNIFGSHWNITYNFTTVHSNRALQLNPNTTEYEQNPYPIGLDPVWQLAENKIIFLNSYKMKISIIFGVLHMLFGVIVGLWNHLYFKKRINITCEFIPQIIFLTVLFLYMVVLMFIKWIKYHATLTSEIRPSPYCAPSVLITFINMVLFNKPVQLKGCDKWMYAGQDGFQKFLVVVAVICIPWMLLAKPITFMRNAKKQHYQLNNHGAENGDVDGNVGAVQPTAGVQGNHKEEQEDMAEVFIHQGIHTIEYVLGSVSHTASYLRLWALSLAHAQLSEVLWSMVMRNGLTREGWIGGIILWAVFAFWAVLTVGILVLMEGLSAFLHTLRLHWVEFQSKFYAGLGYSFQPFSFEIILDAAQSTTED, from the exons ATGGGTTCACTTTTTCGAAGCGAAGAAATGACCTTGTGTCAACTCTTTTTACAAAGCGAAGCTGCCTACGCTTGTGTCTCCGAACTCGGCGAACTTGGCCTTGTCCAATTTCGAGAT ctTAATCCAGATGTTAACGCATTTCAACGAAAATTCGTTAATGAAGTACGTCGTTGCGATGAAATGGAACGAAAATTACGTTATCttgaaaaggaaattaaaaaggaTGAAATACCAATGCTTGATACTGGTGAAAATCCTGAAGCTCCACAACCTCGTGAGATGATTGATCTAGAAGCTACATTTGAAAAGTTGGAGAATGAGCTGCGGGAAGTCAATCAAAATGCTGAAGCTTTGAAACGTAATTTCTTAGAATTGACTGAGCTAAAgcatatattaagaaaaactCAAGTCTTCTTTGACGAG GCTGAGAATGGAGGTGTCGTATCGCAGATGGCAGATCCAAGTCGTGAGGAAGAACAAGTCACTCTCTTGGGTGAAGAGGGCCTCCGCGCCGGCGGCCAGGCTCTCAAGCTCGG TTTCGTTGCTGGAGTTATACTACGTGAACGCATTCCTGCATTCGAACGCATGCTATGGCGTGCATGTCGTGGAAATGTATTTTTACGTCAAGCTGAGATTGAAACACCCTTGGAAGATCCTTCAAca ggAGACCAAGTTTTTAAATCggtgtttattatattcttccaAGGTGATCAATTAAAGACACGAGTTAAAAAAATTTGCGAAGGTTTTAGGGCAACTTTGTACCCCTGTCCTGAAGCACCAGCCGATCGACGGGAAATGGCTATGGGAGTAATGACACGTATTGAAGACTTAAATACG gtACTTGGTCAAACTCAAGATCATCGTCATCGTGTCTTAGTAGCTGCAgcgaaaaatatcaaaaattggTTTGTCAAAGTTCGGAAAATAAAAGCTATTTATCatacattaaatttattcaatttagaTGTCACTCAAAAATGTTTGATAGCGGAATGTTGGGTACCTGTATTAGATATCGAGACGATTCAACTTGCCTTGCGTCGTGGAACG gAACGTAGCGGTAGTTCTGTATCTCCTATCCTAAATCGTATGGAAACATTCGAAGATCCACCGACTTACAATCGTACGAATAAATTTACTAAAGGTTTTCAAGCTTTGATTGATGCATATGGAGTTGCATCCTACAGAGAAATGAATCCTGCGCCATATACGATAATTACTTTCCCATTCTTATTCGCTGTCATGTTTGGTGATCTTGGACATGGATTGATTATGTTTCTATTTGGTGGATGGATGGTGTTAAAGGAAAAACCATTAGCGGCTAAAAAATCTGACAATGAAATATGGAATATCTTTTTTGGTGGCAGATATATTGTTTTCTTAATGGGATTATTTTCGATGTATACAGGATTTATATACAACGACGTATTTTCtaaatctttaaatattttcggGTCACATTGGAATATCACTTATAATTTCACGACCGTCCATTCGAATagagctctgcaattaaatcCAAATACAACAGAATACGAACAGAATCCTTACCCAATTGGTTTAGATCCTGTATGGCAATTAgccgaaaataaaattatattcttaaatTCCTATAAAATGAAGATTTCAATAATCTTTGGTGTACTACATATGTTGTTTGGTGTCATTGTTGGATTATGGAATCATTTGTACTtcaagaaaaggataaatattACTTGTGAATTTATTcctcaaattatatttttaacagtACTTTTCTTATACATGGTTGTACTCATGTTTATTAAATGGATAAAGTATCATGCAACCTTAACATCAG aaattcgtCCTAGTCCTTACTGCGCACCATCagtattaattacatttatcaaTATGGTACTTTTCAACAAACCTGTACAATTGAAAGGTTGTGACAAATGGATGTATGCTGGTCAAGATGGATTCCAGAAATTTTTAGTTGTCGTAGCTGTCATTTGCATTCCATGGATGTTATTAGCTAAGCCAATTACATTTATGCGTAATGCAAAGAAACAACATTATCaa TTAAACAATCATGGTGCCGAAAATGGTGACGTAGATGGTAATGTCGGTGCGGTGCAACCAACAGCAGGTGTTCAAGGTAATcataaagaagaacaagaagatatGGCTGAAGTATTCATACACCAAGGCATTCATACTATCGAATATGTACTTGGTAGTGTCTCGCATACTGCATCATATTTACGTTTGTGGGCTTTATCTCTTGCTCATGCAC aaCTCTCAGAAGTATTATGGTCAATGGTAATGAGGAATGGATTAACCAGAGAAGGTTGGATTGGTGGTATTATTCTTTGGGCAGTATTCGCATTTTGGGCTGTTTTGACAGTTGGTATTTTAGTTCTGATGGAAGGACTTTCAGCTTTCTTACATACTCTTCGTCTCCATTG GGTTGAATTTCAAAGCAAGTTTTATGCTGGTTTGGGTTATAGTTTCCAaccattttcatttgaaattatattagatGCTGCTCAATCGACTACCGAGGATTAA
- the LOC124433242 gene encoding V-type proton ATPase 116 kDa subunit a1 isoform X3: protein MGSLFRSEEMTLCQLFLQSEAAYACVSELGELGLVQFRDLNPDVNAFQRKFVNEVRRCDEMERKLRYLEKEIKKDEIPMLDTGENPEAPQPREMIDLEATFEKLENELREVNQNAEALKRNFLELTELKHILRKTQVFFDEMADPSREEEQVTLLGEEGLRAGGQALKLGFVAGVILRERIPAFERMLWRACRGNVFLRQAEIETPLEDPSTGDQVFKSVFIIFFQGDQLKTRVKKICEGFRATLYPCPEAPADRREMAMGVMTRIEDLNTVLGQTQDHRHRVLVAAAKNIKNWFVKVRKIKAIYHTLNLFNLDVTQKCLIAECWVPVLDIETIQLALRRGTERSGSSVSPILNRMETFEDPPTYNRTNKFTKGFQALIDAYGVASYREMNPAPYTIITFPFLFAVMFGDLGHGLIMFLFGGWMVLKEKPLAAKKSDNEIWNIFFGGRYIVFLMGLFSMYTGFIYNDVFSKSLNIFGSHWNITYNFTTVHSNRALQLNPNTTEYEQNPYPIGLDPVWQLAENKIIFLNSYKMKISIIFGVLHMLFGVIVGLWNHLYFKKRINITCEFIPQIIFLTVLFLYMVVLMFIKWIKYHATLTSEIRPSPYCAPSVLITFINMVLFNKPVQLKGCDKWMYAGQDGFQKFLVVVAVICIPWMLLAKPITFMRNAKKQHYQLNNHGAENGDVDGNVGAVQPTAGVQGNHKEEQEDMAEVFIHQGIHTIEYVLGSVSHTASYLRLWALSLAHAQLSEVLWSMVMRNGLTREGWIGGIILWAVFAFWAVLTVGILVLMEGLSAFLHTLRLHWVEFQSKFYAGLGYSFQPFSFEIILDAAQSTTED, encoded by the exons ATGGGTTCACTTTTTCGAAGCGAAGAAATGACCTTGTGTCAACTCTTTTTACAAAGCGAAGCTGCCTACGCTTGTGTCTCCGAACTCGGCGAACTTGGCCTTGTCCAATTTCGAGAT ctTAATCCAGATGTTAACGCATTTCAACGAAAATTCGTTAATGAAGTACGTCGTTGCGATGAAATGGAACGAAAATTACGTTATCttgaaaaggaaattaaaaaggaTGAAATACCAATGCTTGATACTGGTGAAAATCCTGAAGCTCCACAACCTCGTGAGATGATTGATCTAGAAGCTACATTTGAAAAGTTGGAGAATGAGCTGCGGGAAGTCAATCAAAATGCTGAAGCTTTGAAACGTAATTTCTTAGAATTGACTGAGCTAAAgcatatattaagaaaaactCAAGTCTTCTTTGACGAG ATGGCAGATCCAAGTCGTGAGGAAGAACAAGTCACTCTCTTGGGTGAAGAGGGCCTCCGCGCCGGCGGCCAGGCTCTCAAGCTCGG TTTCGTTGCTGGAGTTATACTACGTGAACGCATTCCTGCATTCGAACGCATGCTATGGCGTGCATGTCGTGGAAATGTATTTTTACGTCAAGCTGAGATTGAAACACCCTTGGAAGATCCTTCAAca ggAGACCAAGTTTTTAAATCggtgtttattatattcttccaAGGTGATCAATTAAAGACACGAGTTAAAAAAATTTGCGAAGGTTTTAGGGCAACTTTGTACCCCTGTCCTGAAGCACCAGCCGATCGACGGGAAATGGCTATGGGAGTAATGACACGTATTGAAGACTTAAATACG gtACTTGGTCAAACTCAAGATCATCGTCATCGTGTCTTAGTAGCTGCAgcgaaaaatatcaaaaattggTTTGTCAAAGTTCGGAAAATAAAAGCTATTTATCatacattaaatttattcaatttagaTGTCACTCAAAAATGTTTGATAGCGGAATGTTGGGTACCTGTATTAGATATCGAGACGATTCAACTTGCCTTGCGTCGTGGAACG gAACGTAGCGGTAGTTCTGTATCTCCTATCCTAAATCGTATGGAAACATTCGAAGATCCACCGACTTACAATCGTACGAATAAATTTACTAAAGGTTTTCAAGCTTTGATTGATGCATATGGAGTTGCATCCTACAGAGAAATGAATCCTGCGCCATATACGATAATTACTTTCCCATTCTTATTCGCTGTCATGTTTGGTGATCTTGGACATGGATTGATTATGTTTCTATTTGGTGGATGGATGGTGTTAAAGGAAAAACCATTAGCGGCTAAAAAATCTGACAATGAAATATGGAATATCTTTTTTGGTGGCAGATATATTGTTTTCTTAATGGGATTATTTTCGATGTATACAGGATTTATATACAACGACGTATTTTCtaaatctttaaatattttcggGTCACATTGGAATATCACTTATAATTTCACGACCGTCCATTCGAATagagctctgcaattaaatcCAAATACAACAGAATACGAACAGAATCCTTACCCAATTGGTTTAGATCCTGTATGGCAATTAgccgaaaataaaattatattcttaaatTCCTATAAAATGAAGATTTCAATAATCTTTGGTGTACTACATATGTTGTTTGGTGTCATTGTTGGATTATGGAATCATTTGTACTtcaagaaaaggataaatattACTTGTGAATTTATTcctcaaattatatttttaacagtACTTTTCTTATACATGGTTGTACTCATGTTTATTAAATGGATAAAGTATCATGCAACCTTAACATCAG aaattcgtCCTAGTCCTTACTGCGCACCATCagtattaattacatttatcaaTATGGTACTTTTCAACAAACCTGTACAATTGAAAGGTTGTGACAAATGGATGTATGCTGGTCAAGATGGATTCCAGAAATTTTTAGTTGTCGTAGCTGTCATTTGCATTCCATGGATGTTATTAGCTAAGCCAATTACATTTATGCGTAATGCAAAGAAACAACATTATCaa TTAAACAATCATGGTGCCGAAAATGGTGACGTAGATGGTAATGTCGGTGCGGTGCAACCAACAGCAGGTGTTCAAGGTAATcataaagaagaacaagaagatatGGCTGAAGTATTCATACACCAAGGCATTCATACTATCGAATATGTACTTGGTAGTGTCTCGCATACTGCATCATATTTACGTTTGTGGGCTTTATCTCTTGCTCATGCAC aaCTCTCAGAAGTATTATGGTCAATGGTAATGAGGAATGGATTAACCAGAGAAGGTTGGATTGGTGGTATTATTCTTTGGGCAGTATTCGCATTTTGGGCTGTTTTGACAGTTGGTATTTTAGTTCTGATGGAAGGACTTTCAGCTTTCTTACATACTCTTCGTCTCCATTG GGTTGAATTTCAAAGCAAGTTTTATGCTGGTTTGGGTTATAGTTTCCAaccattttcatttgaaattatattagatGCTGCTCAATCGACTACCGAGGATTAA